One genomic region from Marinobacter szutsaonensis encodes:
- the holA gene encoding DNA polymerase III subunit delta — MKTQPAQLPQLLKKGLAPVYLVSGDEPLLVQECCDQIRKAAREAGFHDRLTFHADHQLNWSAVADEFNAMSLFAEKRRIEIHLPTGKLGDGRPVLEQVLQQPPEDIILLLISTRLDAAETRRKWYKELQGKGVHVPVWPVDADKFEGWLQQRANRQGLHLTRGALAMLAERLEGNLLAASQELDRLALLTNGNTIDEETIEQAVQDSSRFNGFELVLELLAGRAPHAGKMIGVLQQEGENPLGLLAVLNRDLNLVAELRAASGQGENPAAFLKKRGVFQPQRARVLERAARRLSPGQLQQATRLCSQIDRAAKGFDDLSPWHYLRDMSALLSAKS, encoded by the coding sequence ATGAAGACCCAACCGGCCCAGCTCCCCCAACTGCTCAAGAAAGGCCTGGCCCCGGTATACCTGGTTTCCGGTGACGAGCCCCTGCTGGTACAGGAATGCTGCGACCAGATCCGCAAGGCGGCGCGGGAAGCGGGTTTCCATGACCGCCTGACCTTCCACGCCGACCATCAACTGAACTGGAGCGCGGTGGCGGACGAGTTCAATGCCATGTCCCTGTTCGCCGAGAAGCGCCGTATAGAGATCCACCTGCCCACCGGCAAGCTCGGCGATGGCCGCCCGGTGCTGGAACAGGTGCTCCAGCAGCCTCCCGAAGACATCATCCTGCTGCTGATCAGCACCCGCCTCGATGCCGCCGAAACCCGGCGCAAATGGTACAAGGAGCTGCAGGGCAAGGGCGTTCACGTCCCGGTCTGGCCGGTGGACGCGGACAAGTTCGAAGGCTGGCTACAGCAGCGGGCGAATCGCCAGGGCCTGCACCTGACCCGGGGCGCCCTGGCCATGCTTGCGGAACGGCTGGAAGGCAACCTGCTGGCAGCCAGCCAGGAGCTGGACCGACTGGCACTGCTGACCAACGGCAACACCATCGACGAGGAAACCATCGAGCAGGCGGTCCAGGACAGTTCCCGCTTCAATGGCTTTGAACTGGTGCTGGAGCTGCTCGCGGGCAGAGCGCCCCACGCCGGCAAAATGATCGGAGTGCTGCAACAGGAGGGCGAGAATCCGCTGGGCCTGCTGGCCGTGCTCAACCGGGATCTGAACCTGGTGGCCGAGCTTCGCGCAGCCTCGGGCCAGGGCGAAAACCCTGCCGCCTTTCTGAAGAAGCGGGGGGTATTCCAGCCCCAGCGTGCACGGGTGCTCGAGCGTGCCGCCCGCCGCCTGAGCCCGGGCCAGCTGCAACAGGCCACCCGCCTGTGCAGCCAGATCGACCGCGCGGCCAAGGGCTTCGATGATCTCTCCCCCTGGCATTACCTTCGGGATATGTCCGCACTTCTCTCCGCAAAATCGTGA